In Lacrimispora indolis DSM 755, a genomic segment contains:
- a CDS encoding sugar phosphate isomerase/epimerase family protein has translation MRDINISTIIGSEVSVEEQFQLIKETGFNGVFTTFTGIEPIEFWAEEALKNQLNFETIHAPFQYANRLWEAGSAGKEYLNYLKTIINACRKIQVDKCVMHVTVGNTAPNVSEEGLNLFAELCYYAKSKNVHICFENLEPLPHIDAVMEYITDPFHGFCWDCGHNACYTPHIDMIKKFGSRLKCIHIHDNFGVTQPGNIDYRDDRHLLPFDGILDWDWYARKLNEIHYEGPLTLELSILGRPEYKNIPLASYLSQAYERGCRIREMLAN, from the coding sequence ATGAGAGACATCAATATCTCCACGATTATCGGAAGTGAAGTATCTGTGGAGGAACAATTTCAACTAATTAAAGAAACCGGTTTTAATGGTGTTTTTACCACATTCACCGGCATTGAGCCCATTGAATTCTGGGCAGAGGAAGCTTTAAAAAACCAGCTGAATTTTGAGACCATACATGCTCCGTTCCAATATGCAAACCGGCTCTGGGAAGCCGGTTCTGCAGGGAAAGAGTATTTGAATTATTTGAAAACCATCATTAATGCCTGCCGGAAAATCCAGGTAGACAAATGTGTCATGCATGTAACAGTAGGCAACACTGCTCCCAACGTTTCTGAGGAAGGGCTGAATCTGTTTGCTGAATTGTGTTATTACGCAAAATCAAAAAATGTACATATCTGTTTTGAAAACCTTGAGCCACTCCCACACATTGATGCCGTAATGGAATACATCACAGACCCTTTTCATGGTTTTTGCTGGGATTGCGGCCATAATGCATGCTATACCCCTCACATTGATATGATTAAAAAATTCGGTTCCCGTCTGAAATGCATTCACATCCATGATAATTTTGGAGTGACACAGCCCGGGAATATCGATTATCGGGATGACCGCCACCTGCTTCCTTTTGACGGAATTCTTGACTGGGACTGGTATGCCAGGAAATTAAATGAGATACATTATGAGGGACCGCTCACTTTAGAGCTTTCCATCTTGGGAAGGCCGGAATATAAGAACATTCCCCTTGCCTCCTATTTGAGCCAGGCATATGAAAGAGGCTGCCGTATAAGAGAAATGCTTGCAAATTGA
- a CDS encoding carbohydrate ABC transporter permease has product MKEKNFSKIFLVVLACLVAYIFLLPLLFMFFTSFKGIAESVTSKTLLPKTWTLDNYRELFMNTATSPILLWLFNTVIVTVAGTALRITVSVLAAYSLARLPLPGKSFLLVSLIWAMAVPEIVTYFPLFYTFKLMGGLNTFWPLILPSGSGVMCIYLIYNFLLAFPQELEEAGFVEGANVFQVLWHIVLPSVKPVVITQAFITFLGLYNSYLWPSLVINRNETRTITLGIAALVLGENYTNPGMMMASTVISVLPVMVIFIFANKYIVKGFTQSGIK; this is encoded by the coding sequence ATGAAAGAAAAAAATTTCAGTAAAATATTTTTAGTTGTTCTTGCCTGCCTGGTTGCATATATCTTTCTCCTTCCGCTTTTGTTTATGTTCTTTACCAGTTTTAAAGGAATTGCAGAATCCGTTACGTCCAAAACTCTTCTTCCCAAGACGTGGACATTAGATAATTACAGGGAGTTGTTTATGAATACCGCTACATCTCCCATACTCCTCTGGCTTTTTAATACGGTGATTGTTACGGTAGCAGGTACAGCACTCAGAATTACAGTCAGTGTACTGGCTGCTTATTCCCTGGCCAGACTTCCGCTGCCAGGCAAGAGTTTTCTTTTGGTATCACTGATCTGGGCCATGGCAGTCCCGGAAATTGTGACGTACTTTCCTCTGTTTTATACGTTCAAGTTAATGGGAGGTTTAAATACATTCTGGCCTCTGATTCTGCCGTCAGGATCCGGAGTTATGTGCATATATCTGATATACAATTTTCTGTTAGCTTTCCCGCAGGAGCTGGAGGAGGCCGGATTCGTGGAAGGGGCCAATGTTTTCCAGGTATTATGGCATATAGTGCTGCCGTCAGTCAAGCCGGTCGTTATTACGCAGGCATTTATTACATTCTTAGGTTTATATAACAGCTACTTGTGGCCGTCGCTGGTGATTAACAGGAATGAAACAAGAACTATCACATTAGGGATTGCAGCCCTGGTTTTGGGAGAAAATTACACAAATCCGGGAATGATGATGGCATCGACTGTGATATCGGTGCTTCCGGTCATGGTTATCTTCATTTTTGCCAACAAATATATTGTTAAAGGCTTTACGCAATCGGGAATTAAGTAA
- a CDS encoding carbohydrate ABC transporter permease: protein MSVTKYSLVKGNQGFVGLDNYIKILFSSSMYHKAFMLGLKNTLIFVGATTPFLVVGSLALALLLDRLPGKVRGAFRTIYFVSYSVSVTAVTAVFIWLMKGNGGYLNNLMLSMGMIKKAVPWLEQQPFVWVSLTAATVWWTIGYNMMLFVNALNEIDMQLYEASAIDGAGFWTQLKYIIFPGIKNVFFFVLMTTIIASFNVYGQTRLMTKGGPGETTKSFIMVITSTIMDRNDLGVGSAMTVLMGTVIVLCSIGQYYLTKEKEELR, encoded by the coding sequence ATGAGCGTAACTAAGTACAGCCTTGTAAAGGGAAATCAGGGTTTTGTTGGATTGGATAACTATATCAAGATACTATTTTCTTCTTCCATGTATCATAAGGCATTTATGCTTGGTCTAAAAAATACCCTGATTTTTGTAGGGGCGACGACACCTTTTCTTGTAGTGGGAAGCCTGGCTCTGGCACTTTTGCTGGACCGGCTTCCCGGGAAGGTGAGAGGAGCGTTCCGGACGATATATTTTGTATCTTATTCTGTATCGGTAACAGCGGTAACCGCCGTTTTTATATGGCTTATGAAAGGAAACGGCGGGTATCTCAATAACCTGATGCTCAGCATGGGAATGATTAAAAAAGCGGTCCCATGGCTGGAACAACAGCCGTTTGTGTGGGTTTCACTGACAGCAGCCACTGTATGGTGGACAATCGGCTATAATATGATGTTGTTTGTAAATGCCCTGAATGAAATAGACATGCAGTTATATGAAGCGTCAGCAATTGATGGTGCCGGTTTTTGGACACAGCTTAAATACATTATTTTTCCAGGGATTAAAAATGTATTTTTCTTTGTGCTTATGACTACGATTATTGCCTCCTTTAATGTATATGGACAGACCAGGCTGATGACTAAGGGCGGGCCTGGTGAAACGACGAAGTCTTTCATTATGGTGATTACATCCACCATTATGGACAGAAATGATCTGGGAGTCGGAAGTGCCATGACCGTATTGATGGGGACCGTGATTGTGCTTTGTTCAATTGGTCAGTATTATCTTACCAAAGAAAAAGAAGAATTAAGGTAG
- a CDS encoding HAD-IIA family hydrolase, translating into MGNREILNQTKLFVLDMDGTFYLGDQILSGALDFLREVEDSGRQYVFFTNNSSKSPESYRKKLEKMNCYVSKDQIMTSGDVTIQYINTFYKGKKVYLMGTKTLEESFVNADIPLTQDMPELVVIGFDTSLTYEKLEKACTYIRNGAVFLATHLDINCPTENGFIPDCGSVCAAISRSTGVTPKYLGKPFKETVDMVEEKTGFDRKEMAFVGDRIYTDVAAGVKNGAAGILVLTGETKEEDLRVSAISPDAVFKSIKEMGDTLKHLHIR; encoded by the coding sequence ATGGGTAACAGGGAAATTTTGAATCAAACGAAATTATTTGTACTGGATATGGACGGAACGTTTTATCTGGGGGATCAGATTCTTTCCGGTGCCCTGGACTTTTTAAGGGAAGTGGAAGATAGTGGGCGCCAGTACGTTTTTTTTACAAATAACTCCTCGAAATCTCCGGAAAGCTATAGAAAGAAACTGGAAAAAATGAACTGTTATGTAAGCAAAGATCAGATCATGACATCAGGAGATGTGACGATTCAGTATATCAATACCTTTTATAAAGGGAAAAAGGTATATCTGATGGGAACAAAAACACTGGAAGAAAGCTTTGTAAATGCAGACATTCCTTTGACTCAGGATATGCCGGAACTTGTGGTGATTGGCTTTGATACTTCCCTTACATATGAAAAACTGGAAAAGGCCTGTACTTATATCCGGAATGGAGCTGTGTTTCTGGCCACTCATCTGGATATTAACTGTCCGACAGAAAACGGATTTATTCCGGACTGTGGTTCTGTTTGCGCGGCAATCAGCCGTTCCACCGGTGTAACCCCCAAATACCTGGGAAAACCTTTTAAAGAAACCGTTGATATGGTAGAAGAAAAGACAGGATTTGACCGAAAGGAGATGGCGTTTGTTGGAGACAGGATTTATACAGATGTGGCGGCCGGAGTGAAAAATGGAGCGGCTGGTATTCTGGTTCTGACCGGAGAAACAAAAGAAGAAGATCTGAGGGTTTCCGCGATATCCCCTGATGCTGTTTTTAAAAGCATAAAGGAGATGGGAGATACCTTGAAGCATTTACATATCCGGTGA
- a CDS encoding ArsR/SmtB family transcription factor, giving the protein MKKQKAPVKIIGERDIELNLSNLAHHSHIISIGKALSSPVRLNILNLLKTTPLSIQEIASILSIPVSSTAAHIKCLEEARMVVTETQPGNHGSMRVCICSIQTFTLETFDSDLDVVDNTIVVDMPIGNYFQCQVEPTCGLADENGAIDTYDSPTSFYSPYRMKAQLLWFQQGFIEYRFQNLINPLLDLHEISFSMELCSEAPGYLEDWPSDITISVNGHEITTFCSPGDFGARRGRLTPAAWSNGRTQYGLLKTFSVREDGGYLDRRLINPDLHIGDLELEKYPYISLIIAIKKDARYIGGINLFGEKYGDYPQGIIMNLIY; this is encoded by the coding sequence ATGAAAAAACAAAAAGCTCCTGTTAAGATTATTGGTGAACGGGATATTGAATTAAACCTAAGTAACCTCGCCCATCACAGCCATATTATTTCGATTGGGAAAGCACTCTCCTCTCCGGTTCGGCTCAATATTTTAAATTTGTTAAAAACAACCCCTCTGTCAATACAGGAAATTGCTTCTATCTTATCTATTCCTGTATCATCAACCGCCGCCCATATCAAATGTCTGGAGGAAGCCCGTATGGTCGTGACGGAAACCCAGCCCGGAAACCATGGTTCCATGCGGGTATGCATATGCAGCATACAGACATTTACTCTGGAGACCTTTGATTCTGATTTGGATGTTGTGGATAACACCATCGTAGTTGACATGCCCATCGGCAATTATTTTCAGTGTCAGGTTGAACCCACATGTGGACTGGCAGATGAAAACGGAGCCATTGACACATACGACAGTCCTACTTCGTTTTATTCCCCTTATCGCATGAAGGCTCAGCTTTTATGGTTTCAGCAGGGGTTTATTGAATATCGTTTTCAAAATCTGATCAATCCTTTGCTGGATCTTCATGAGATTTCATTTTCTATGGAATTATGTTCAGAAGCCCCCGGTTATCTGGAAGATTGGCCCTCCGATATTACAATTTCAGTAAATGGGCATGAAATCACTACATTTTGCTCGCCCGGCGATTTCGGAGCCAGACGGGGACGTCTGACGCCTGCTGCATGGTCCAATGGAAGAACTCAGTATGGCCTGTTAAAAACGTTTTCTGTCAGGGAAGACGGTGGATACTTGGACAGAAGGCTGATAAATCCGGATCTGCATATCGGAGATCTGGAACTGGAGAAATACCCATATATTTCTCTGATCATAGCCATAAAAAAAGATGCCAGATATATTGGAGGTATTAATTTATTTGGTGAGAAATACGGTGATTATCCGCAGGGAATTATCATGAACTTAATATATTAA
- a CDS encoding glycoside hydrolase family 2 protein translates to MREEYPRPDFVRNEWMNLNGSWDFIYGNDKTKIEVPFVCQSEKSGVNKRITEDHVTYERRFCVPEKWKGKEILLNFGAVDYQCRVYINNSCIGSHIGGQTTFSFPIAEYLTWAEETIRVEIEDPLKDEMIPRGKQFWEEESSFIWYTPSTGIWQTVWLEPVSETCLKWVHFTSDIDEGTVRIDYQLTETSILPCRVHLLITLGEEEIFHGNMLCNTARNSLTVDIFRKKAMEGSFHFMGNYWSPENPVLYHVFIQVEEGDSGIRADVVESYFGMRKIHVEDGKLYLNNQPYYQKLVLDQGYWKEGLITAPDDQEYCNDILKAKAMGFNGCRKHEKVEDPRFLYWADKLGFLVWEGMASFWSYTPQAAAAFTREWLEVIERDYNHPSVVVWGLLNESWGVPQIYANKQQQSFAQSLYYLAHGLDSTRLVISNDGWEMTESDICAIHSYKHGDIDDKKQHQLFAECLRKVDGLPFIMEKHPYAKGFSYSGQPIVLTECGGIRIKKEKTEEITGEKAMRAGGQDWGYTSVPDTDFLKEYERVIHAIYDSDLINGFCYTQLTDVEQESNGLLTRDHQYKFKPEDIRKINDRKR, encoded by the coding sequence ATGAGAGAAGAATACCCCCGTCCGGACTTTGTGAGAAACGAATGGATGAATTTAAACGGTTCCTGGGATTTTATATATGGTAATGATAAAACAAAGATTGAAGTTCCGTTCGTGTGCCAAAGCGAAAAAAGTGGTGTCAATAAGAGAATAACGGAAGATCATGTGACTTATGAACGCAGGTTTTGTGTGCCGGAGAAATGGAAGGGGAAAGAGATTCTCTTAAATTTCGGTGCTGTGGATTATCAGTGCAGGGTTTATATTAATAACAGTTGTATTGGCAGTCATATTGGGGGACAGACGACCTTTTCATTTCCAATTGCTGAATATCTGACATGGGCGGAAGAGACAATAAGGGTTGAGATTGAAGATCCGTTAAAAGATGAAATGATTCCCAGAGGAAAACAGTTCTGGGAAGAGGAGTCCAGTTTTATCTGGTATACCCCAAGTACGGGAATCTGGCAGACGGTCTGGTTGGAACCGGTTTCCGAAACCTGTCTGAAATGGGTGCATTTTACATCGGATATTGATGAGGGAACTGTACGCATCGATTATCAGCTGACTGAAACGTCAATTTTGCCATGCAGAGTGCATTTGCTCATCACCCTGGGAGAGGAAGAGATCTTTCACGGAAATATGCTTTGCAATACGGCAAGAAACAGTCTGACTGTGGATATCTTTCGAAAAAAAGCAATGGAAGGTTCCTTTCATTTTATGGGAAACTACTGGAGTCCGGAAAATCCGGTCCTGTATCATGTGTTCATCCAGGTAGAAGAAGGAGATTCCGGCATAAGGGCAGATGTGGTGGAATCTTATTTTGGAATGAGAAAAATACACGTAGAAGACGGAAAGCTTTATTTAAATAATCAGCCTTATTATCAAAAACTTGTTTTGGACCAGGGATATTGGAAGGAAGGTCTGATTACGGCTCCTGATGATCAGGAATATTGTAATGACATCTTAAAAGCAAAGGCTATGGGATTTAATGGCTGCAGAAAACATGAAAAAGTGGAAGATCCCAGATTTTTATACTGGGCAGATAAACTGGGGTTCCTTGTATGGGAAGGTATGGCTAGTTTCTGGTCCTATACACCTCAGGCGGCTGCGGCATTTACCAGGGAATGGCTGGAGGTCATAGAAAGGGATTATAATCATCCTTCTGTTGTGGTTTGGGGATTGCTGAATGAAAGCTGGGGAGTACCTCAAATTTATGCCAATAAACAACAGCAGAGTTTTGCACAGTCATTGTACTATCTGGCGCATGGACTGGATTCGACACGTCTGGTGATTTCTAATGATGGCTGGGAAATGACGGAAAGTGACATCTGTGCAATTCATAGCTATAAACATGGTGACATAGATGATAAGAAACAGCATCAGCTGTTTGCAGAATGTCTCAGGAAGGTGGATGGTCTTCCTTTTATTATGGAAAAGCATCCTTATGCAAAAGGGTTTTCCTATAGCGGACAGCCCATTGTTCTTACGGAGTGCGGCGGAATCCGGATAAAGAAAGAAAAGACTGAAGAAATTACCGGAGAAAAGGCAATGCGGGCGGGAGGCCAGGATTGGGGATATACCTCTGTGCCGGACACTGATTTTCTGAAAGAGTATGAAAGGGTGATTCATGCAATCTATGATTCGGATTTGATCAATGGTTTTTGTTATACGCAGCTGACTGATGTGGAACAGGAATCAAACGGACTTTTGACGAGGGATCATCAGTACAAGTTTAAGCCGGAAGATATTCGGAAAATAAACGACCGGAAAAGATGA
- a CDS encoding extracellular solute-binding protein, with protein MKRQAVLLLSTLMAFSLAACGGAPSSKTTAEKTEAAAQETAPASDAEKGDERTKITFINGFTGGDGPFMRKIVDGFNESQDQYFIEQLQDADHYTKFKSDHFDMLIIHADWISTYHALGLLREVSDLYDKAGISFDKDFHPITQSYAKYDDGVFAFPLDLYAETFYYNKELVDTPPKNYDDMIALRDKLDSVNTGIYPIGIPLTGDQQWAWMTALGQSGCNWVEGEHIKMDTEEICDAFMKVHNLIYKDHLSAEGLGDQDHYNTFVNESADNASVKSAVCLTGPWNYTAAKEILGDNLGIGVLPQLYGDTPCVPAGGHTFGVSAEVTDQKKLDGIAAFMKYAYQPDVMLNWADSGQAPIHLATMEKVKDNPEKYPVANVNYGIFDDAMILPAIYNIREQVKYVNSTVWALVLQEPELTGDQLMAELKNATDIAIELSEQ; from the coding sequence ATGAAAAGACAGGCGGTATTATTATTATCCACATTGATGGCTTTTTCCCTGGCAGCATGCGGGGGAGCCCCTTCTTCGAAAACGACGGCGGAAAAAACTGAGGCAGCGGCGCAGGAGACAGCACCTGCATCCGATGCGGAAAAAGGAGATGAGCGGACAAAGATTACCTTTATTAATGGATTTACCGGGGGCGACGGTCCTTTTATGAGAAAAATCGTAGACGGTTTTAACGAATCACAGGATCAATATTTTATAGAACAGCTGCAAGATGCCGATCATTATACAAAATTTAAGTCTGATCATTTTGATATGCTGATCATTCATGCTGACTGGATTTCCACTTATCATGCTTTGGGACTTCTTAGGGAGGTATCGGATTTGTATGACAAAGCTGGAATATCTTTTGATAAGGACTTCCATCCGATTACCCAGTCCTATGCGAAATATGATGACGGAGTCTTTGCCTTCCCTTTGGATCTTTATGCAGAAACGTTTTACTATAATAAGGAGCTGGTTGATACTCCGCCAAAGAATTATGACGATATGATAGCGCTGCGCGATAAGCTTGATTCTGTAAATACCGGTATTTATCCCATTGGAATTCCTCTGACAGGAGATCAGCAGTGGGCATGGATGACTGCCCTTGGCCAGTCTGGATGCAACTGGGTCGAAGGAGAGCATATCAAAATGGATACCGAAGAAATCTGCGATGCGTTTATGAAGGTACATAATCTGATTTATAAAGACCACCTCAGTGCAGAAGGGCTGGGAGACCAGGATCATTACAATACTTTTGTGAATGAATCTGCGGATAATGCAAGCGTTAAAAGCGCCGTATGTCTCACAGGTCCCTGGAATTACACGGCAGCGAAAGAAATTCTGGGGGACAATCTTGGAATTGGGGTTCTTCCTCAGTTATACGGAGATACGCCATGCGTACCTGCCGGCGGACATACGTTCGGTGTATCTGCTGAAGTGACGGACCAGAAAAAACTTGATGGTATTGCAGCATTTATGAAATATGCATATCAGCCTGATGTGATGCTTAACTGGGCAGATTCCGGTCAGGCGCCCATCCATCTGGCAACCATGGAAAAAGTGAAGGACAACCCGGAAAAATATCCGGTTGCAAATGTTAATTACGGAATATTTGATGATGCGATGATCCTTCCGGCAATTTATAATATCCGCGAACAGGTCAAATATGTTAACTCAACAGTTTGGGCACTGGTGCTTCAGGAACCTGAATTAACCGGAGATCAGCTGATGGCAGAACTGAAGAATGCAACGGATATTGCTATTGAGCTTTCGGAACAGTAA
- a CDS encoding response regulator transcription factor — protein sequence MINILVVEDDVKLNQIVCTYLNDSGYKAKGCLNPREAYDLMYSNLYDMIISDIMMPEIDGFEFAETVRQLNKTIPILFMTAKDDIVSKQKGFKLGIDDYMVKPINMDELIMRVGALLRRANIMEDRKLVVGNLSMDADAVTAAVDGEDIPLTLREFNILYKLLSYPKKTFTRAQLMDEFWGVESETSLRAVDVYVTKLRDKLSACDGFQIVTVRGLGYKAVLV from the coding sequence ATGATCAACATATTAGTGGTGGAAGACGATGTTAAGCTCAATCAAATCGTATGCACTTATTTAAATGACAGCGGCTACAAAGCCAAGGGCTGCTTAAATCCCCGGGAAGCATATGATCTCATGTACAGCAACTTATACGACATGATTATTTCTGATATTATGATGCCTGAAATCGATGGATTTGAATTTGCGGAAACGGTGCGTCAGCTAAATAAAACCATTCCGATTCTGTTTATGACCGCCAAGGATGATATTGTTTCCAAACAGAAAGGTTTTAAGCTGGGCATTGACGATTACATGGTCAAGCCCATTAACATGGATGAACTCATCATGCGGGTTGGAGCTTTACTGCGGCGCGCCAACATTATGGAGGATCGGAAACTGGTGGTTGGCAACCTTTCAATGGATGCCGATGCTGTTACTGCAGCGGTTGACGGTGAAGACATCCCGCTTACACTGCGGGAATTCAATATTCTTTACAAGCTTCTTTCCTATCCCAAAAAGACGTTTACCCGTGCCCAACTCATGGATGAGTTCTGGGGAGTGGAAAGTGAAACCAGCCTCCGTGCCGTAGATGTTTATGTCACCAAGCTTCGCGACAAGCTTTCCGCATGCGATGGATTTCAAATTGTAACCGTCAGAGGGCTTGGCTATAAGGCGGTGCTTGTATGA
- a CDS encoding DeoR/GlpR family DNA-binding transcription regulator, which yields MGFDKRKNIILAQLEQQPFLFFSDLEHLLDVSPTTIRRDLTALEKEGSIIRFHGGIKKDKGVAEMSMNKKQTIHADRKKLIAKTAAEKIKPNSLIFIGSGSTTFAMLNYIHDTSITVITNGIPHAELLNKKNIRTFLLCGFIKERTRSTAGEQTVKMIHSYVFDSAFLGANGVGSQLELLSADEYEHNIKNAAIQASNSSYILADSSKFQATAMFNIPLQERPNIFIITEDYGGSCSQNIIIAH from the coding sequence ATGGGATTTGATAAAAGGAAGAATATTATATTAGCACAATTAGAGCAGCAGCCTTTCCTATTCTTTTCTGATTTGGAACATTTGTTGGATGTTTCTCCTACAACCATACGCAGAGATCTGACTGCTTTAGAAAAGGAGGGTTCCATCATACGATTTCACGGCGGCATAAAAAAAGACAAGGGTGTTGCCGAAATGTCTATGAACAAAAAGCAGACAATTCACGCTGACCGAAAAAAGTTAATTGCAAAAACAGCGGCGGAGAAAATAAAGCCTAACAGTTTAATATTTATCGGTTCCGGCTCAACGACGTTCGCCATGCTTAACTATATTCATGATACCTCAATCACTGTCATTACCAACGGAATTCCCCATGCCGAACTTTTAAACAAAAAAAATATACGGACTTTTTTATTGTGCGGATTTATTAAAGAACGTACTCGTTCCACCGCCGGTGAGCAGACCGTAAAAATGATACATTCCTATGTTTTTGATTCAGCATTTCTAGGTGCCAACGGTGTGGGCAGCCAGCTGGAACTGCTATCCGCAGATGAGTACGAACACAATATAAAAAATGCTGCTATACAAGCCAGTAATTCTTCCTACATTCTGGCAGACAGCTCTAAATTTCAGGCTACAGCAATGTTTAATATTCCATTACAGGAACGGCCTAATATCTTCATCATAACCGAAGATTACGGCGGCAGCTGCAGTCAAAACATCATCATCGCACACTAA
- a CDS encoding PTS system mannose/fructose/N-acetylgalactosamine-transporter subunit IIB produces MEIKLARIDHRLLHGIVASQWAPSVAAMRVMVVDDETANDVMKKESMKLAKPAGCALSIITLETALTNYKNHKYDGQTVFLIAKSPNVIVEFQKSGIAIPKLNIGGTEQGRDSAVIFSNRANATDEELEMYRYLMSNGTEVTVQYILADKKIPLGSFIK; encoded by the coding sequence ATGGAAATTAAACTGGCAAGAATTGACCATAGGCTGCTGCATGGCATTGTTGCTTCTCAGTGGGCACCGAGCGTAGCCGCTATGAGAGTCATGGTTGTAGACGATGAAACCGCCAATGATGTAATGAAAAAGGAAAGTATGAAACTAGCAAAACCAGCAGGATGCGCATTATCAATCATTACTTTGGAAACTGCACTGACCAATTACAAAAATCATAAGTATGACGGTCAAACTGTATTTCTTATTGCAAAATCGCCGAATGTAATTGTTGAATTTCAAAAGTCAGGAATTGCAATTCCAAAATTAAATATCGGCGGAACAGAGCAGGGCAGAGATTCGGCAGTCATTTTCTCCAATCGGGCCAATGCCACAGATGAGGAGCTTGAAATGTATCGTTACTTAATGAGTAACGGCACAGAGGTAACTGTTCAGTATATCTTAGCTGATAAGAAAATACCATTGGGGTCATTTATAAAGTGA
- a CDS encoding HAMP domain-containing sensor histidine kinase → MSRKQKFSDPRVKSKLFPASGFVLTFLALAGLTTGQMLILQDYLDYERLSMGYVIAVLIYWTFVAAAFAVFTQYQFQERYQKPMAEFAKATRKVAEGDFSVYIPSRHLPDKRDHLDVIIADFNIMVEELGSIETLKTDFFSNVSHEIKTPLSIIQNYAQALKNEKLTDAQKEGYIDTILESSIRLNNLITNLLKLNKLEKQNLQPVPEPYDLCGQLCECALRFEDLWTQKDIEFVADIEDRATIEADASLLELVWNNLLSNAIKFTEPGGTVTLRQSSTHNEVIVSVSDTGRGMSEETLKHIFDKFYQGDSSHSTEGNGLGLALVLRILQLMGGTINAASVPGQGSTFTVRIPVEHKAKYTD, encoded by the coding sequence ATGAGCAGAAAACAAAAATTTTCCGATCCAAGGGTAAAGTCAAAATTGTTTCCTGCTTCCGGTTTCGTGCTGACTTTTTTGGCTCTTGCAGGTCTGACTACGGGACAGATGCTGATTCTTCAAGATTATTTAGATTATGAAAGACTATCCATGGGATATGTGATTGCGGTCTTAATCTACTGGACATTTGTTGCTGCGGCTTTTGCCGTATTTACACAATATCAGTTTCAGGAACGCTATCAAAAACCTATGGCGGAGTTTGCCAAAGCCACCCGCAAGGTGGCTGAAGGCGATTTTTCTGTTTATATCCCGTCCAGGCACCTGCCGGATAAAAGGGACCACTTAGATGTTATCATTGCGGATTTTAATATAATGGTGGAGGAACTTGGCAGCATTGAAACGCTGAAAACAGATTTTTTCTCCAATGTATCCCACGAAATTAAAACGCCGCTGTCCATTATTCAGAACTATGCACAGGCGTTAAAAAATGAAAAGTTGACTGATGCGCAAAAAGAAGGCTACATTGATACCATTCTGGAGTCTTCCATCAGACTGAATAATTTAATTACCAATCTCCTGAAACTGAATAAGCTGGAAAAACAAAATTTGCAGCCGGTTCCGGAGCCATATGATCTGTGCGGGCAGCTTTGCGAATGTGCACTGCGGTTTGAGGATTTATGGACCCAAAAAGACATTGAGTTTGTGGCTGATATTGAGGACAGGGCAACCATTGAAGCAGACGCCAGCCTGCTGGAACTGGTGTGGAACAATCTGCTTTCCAATGCTATTAAATTCACTGAACCAGGCGGCACGGTGACATTACGGCAAAGCTCCACACATAATGAAGTTATTGTATCTGTGTCGGATACGGGCCGCGGAATGAGCGAAGAAACGCTCAAACATATTTTTGATAAATTCTATCAGGGTGATTCCTCTCATTCCACAGAAGGAAATGGACTGGGGCTTGCTCTTGTACTGCGCATCCTGCAGCTGATGGGCGGAACGATCAATGCTGCCAGCGTACCGGGTCAGGGAAGCACTTTTACCGTTAGAATTCCTGTTGAACACAAAGCAAAGTATACGGATTAA